The following are from one region of the Carassius gibelio isolate Cgi1373 ecotype wild population from Czech Republic chromosome A13, carGib1.2-hapl.c, whole genome shotgun sequence genome:
- the LOC128026202 gene encoding nucleolysin TIAR-like isoform X3 → MDARVVKDMTTGKSKGYGFVSFYNKLDAENAIVHMGGQWLGGRQIRTNWATRKPPAPKSVQDNSSKQLRFDEVVNQSSPQNCTVYCGGIQSGLTEHLMRQTFSPFGQIMEIRVFPEKGYSFIRFSSHESAAHAIVSVNGTTIEGHVVKCYWGKESTDMAKNVQPMEYGQWGHWNQMYGNPQQYGQYVTNGWQVPSYGMYGQTWNQQGFGVEQSQSPAWVGGFGTQPSQAQAGPVMNQANFGMAGYQTQ, encoded by the exons GGATGCACGAGTGGTGAAGGATATGACAACAGGGAAATCAAAGGGGTATGGATTTGTGTCCTTCTATAACAAACTG GATGCTGAGAATGCCATAGTACACATGGGGGGTCAGTGGCTCGGTGGACGGCAAATCCGGACTAACTGGGCAACTCGGAAACCTCCAGCCCCCAAGAGTGTGCAAGACA ACAGCTCCAAGCAGCTGAGATTTGACGAGGTGGTGAACCAGTCGAGTCCTCAGAACTGCACGGTGTACTGCGGTGGCATTCAGTCAGGTCTCACAG AACACCTTATGCGACAGACGTTTTCTCCTTTCGGACAGATAATGGAGATCAGAGTTTTTCCAGAGAAGGGATATTCTTTTATCAG GTTCTCCTCTCATGAAAGTGCTGCTCATGCCATCGTCTCCGTGAATGGCACCACCATCGAAGGTCATGTTGTGAAGTGCTACTGGGGCAAAGAGTCAACTGACATGGCCAAAAACGTTCAGCCG ATGGAGTATGGTCAGTGGGGACACTGGAATCAAATGTATGGTAATCCTCAACAATACGGACAGTATGTGACGAATGGCTGGCAGGTGCCGTCCTATGGGATGTATGGGCAAACATGGAATCAGCAAGGATTTGGTGTAGA ACAATCACAGTCCCCGGCCTGGGTGGGAGGTTTTGGGACGCAGCCCTCTCAGGCTCAGGCTGGCCCAGTGATGAACCAGGCTAACTTTGGCATGGCTGGGTACCAGACACAGTGA